Proteins from a genomic interval of Verrucomicrobiota bacterium:
- a CDS encoding RNA polymerase sigma factor, with amino-acid sequence MAEREQLPVPQARAGDPAAWDTLFRRYQLPLYVYVFELVHNEQTSLDLVQETFIAAARHIAGLRDDARFGSWLFGIAHQKCVQRWRKEDRETELRNELAAAPVEFENSPDDLLIRREQEAEFMNLLNQLPPSQRSVLLLRFIEDFSLEEIAGITDVSLGTVKSRLHYAKRALKQLIQQTRP; translated from the coding sequence GTGGCTGAACGCGAACAACTGCCCGTCCCTCAAGCCCGCGCCGGAGACCCGGCAGCTTGGGACACGCTCTTCCGCCGCTACCAACTGCCGCTTTACGTTTATGTTTTTGAATTGGTTCACAATGAACAGACGAGCCTCGACCTCGTGCAGGAAACGTTCATCGCCGCAGCGCGCCACATCGCCGGCCTGCGCGACGACGCCAGATTCGGCAGTTGGCTCTTCGGCATCGCGCATCAGAAGTGTGTTCAACGCTGGCGAAAAGAAGACCGCGAAACCGAGTTGCGAAACGAACTCGCCGCCGCGCCCGTTGAATTTGAAAACAGCCCGGACGATTTGCTCATCCGCCGCGAACAGGAGGCCGAATTCATGAACCTGCTCAACCAACTCCCGCCGTCGCAACGCTCGGTGTTGCTGCTGCGTTTCATCGAGGATTTTTCGCTCGAAGAAATCGCGGGCATCACCGACGTGAGCCTCGGAACGGTGAAGTCACGCTTGCATTACGCGAAGCGAGCGCTCAAACAACTGATCCAACAAACCCGGCCATGA
- a CDS encoding transcriptional regulator gives MSMLAASPELSFTELRDTLEMTDGNLTSHMRTLQEAGYVSLAKSYQNNRPLTTCALTAAGKKAFSAYINLLEQIVQQTRPK, from the coding sequence ATGTCCATGCTCGCCGCGTCGCCGGAATTGTCGTTCACCGAACTGCGCGACACGCTCGAAATGACCGACGGCAATCTGACTTCGCACATGCGCACGCTGCAGGAGGCCGGCTACGTTTCCCTGGCCAAATCGTACCAGAACAACCGGCCGCTGACGACCTGCGCCCTGACCGCCGCCGGCAAGAAGGCCTTCAGCGCCTACATCAACCTGCTGGAGCAGATCGTCCAACAAACCCGACCTAAGTGA
- the ispH gene encoding 4-hydroxy-3-methylbut-2-enyl diphosphate reductase — translation MKIIRAEHLGMCFGVRDAIALARQQAKEEPLTILGELVHNETVLNQLRNQGVKIEHQVAAITTPTVMITAHGASEQRLRAVRERGLTVLEATCPLVTFAHRAVAKLVSQGFHPVIIGKRDHVEVRGLTEDHTEFDVVLSEEDVLRLAERPRFGVAAQTTQPVERVRYLVGLIRQRFPNSEVRFIDTVCQPTKQRQHAAVELAQQSDVVIVIGGAHSNNTRELVATCGQFCTRVHHVQSADDLRAEWFSGADTVGVTAGTSTPDTLIVQVEEWLAAFAEQLRTAPPPQPVFA, via the coding sequence ATGAAAATCATTCGAGCTGAACATCTGGGCATGTGCTTTGGCGTGCGTGATGCCATCGCGCTGGCCCGGCAACAAGCGAAAGAGGAGCCGCTGACCATTCTGGGCGAGCTGGTGCATAATGAAACCGTCCTCAATCAACTTCGCAATCAAGGAGTGAAGATCGAACACCAGGTCGCCGCTATCACCACACCGACAGTGATGATTACCGCGCATGGCGCTTCCGAACAGCGGCTGCGCGCCGTGCGCGAACGCGGTTTGACCGTGCTGGAAGCCACGTGTCCGCTCGTTACCTTTGCGCATCGCGCGGTGGCGAAGCTCGTGAGCCAAGGGTTTCATCCAGTCATCATCGGCAAACGTGACCATGTGGAAGTCCGCGGACTGACGGAAGACCATACGGAGTTCGACGTGGTGTTGAGCGAAGAGGATGTGCTGCGACTTGCGGAGCGTCCTCGGTTCGGCGTGGCCGCTCAGACTACCCAACCCGTCGAGCGAGTGCGCTATTTGGTCGGTTTGATCCGCCAGCGTTTCCCGAATTCCGAAGTCCGTTTTATTGACACCGTCTGCCAGCCGACCAAGCAGCGCCAGCACGCCGCCGTCGAACTCGCCCAGCAATCGGACGTCGTCATCGTCATCGGCGGCGCGCACAGCAACAACACGCGGGAACTTGTGGCGACCTGCGGCCAATTTTGTACGCGGGTTCACCACGTGCAAAGCGCCGACGACTTACGGGCGGAATGGTTCAGCGGAGCGGACACTGTGGGAGTCACCGCCGGCACGTCCACACCCGACACCCTCATTGTGCAAGTGGAGGAATGGCTGGCGGCTTTCGCCGAACAACTCCGCACGGCTCCGCCTCCCCAACCCGTCTTTGCCTGA
- a CDS encoding zinc-binding dehydrogenase, which translates to MKAVQLVAHGKPGKFELRELPDPQPAAGEVVVQVQACGLNRLDLWAEAGALPIPLQLPRTTGCEIAGKITSVGADATPWQIGDRVAVQSNLFCGQCEFCQRGDEAMCLNSQTLGVQRDGGFAEMVLVHKRQLVRLPDNVEFETSAALTLAGSTAMRMLTNRAKVKGGDWVLVIGAASGVGSAAIQIAKHLGAHVISTGSTETKRMLGRQLGAEFVVDSTNPDWPAEVRKLTGKRGVDLVVEHVGGEVLLKVFDCLARGGTVVTCGATAGSEVPLNVWSFFVKQHRLIGSYSRDRADLVATLEWAAAGKLKPVIDSVYPLTETAEAYAHLRSRNVLGKVLVEPYEPVSESD; encoded by the coding sequence ATGAAGGCCGTTCAACTCGTCGCTCATGGCAAGCCCGGAAAATTCGAACTCCGCGAGTTGCCTGATCCACAGCCTGCTGCCGGTGAGGTCGTCGTTCAGGTGCAGGCGTGTGGTTTGAACCGGCTCGACCTGTGGGCGGAGGCAGGCGCTTTGCCGATCCCGTTGCAATTGCCGCGCACGACCGGATGTGAGATTGCGGGAAAGATCACCTCCGTGGGCGCGGACGCAACCCCGTGGCAAATCGGCGACCGCGTGGCTGTTCAGTCAAACCTCTTCTGCGGACAGTGTGAGTTCTGTCAGCGCGGAGACGAAGCGATGTGCCTGAACAGCCAGACGCTCGGCGTACAGCGCGACGGCGGTTTTGCCGAAATGGTGCTCGTGCATAAGCGTCAGCTCGTTCGACTGCCGGATAATGTGGAGTTTGAAACTTCGGCGGCGCTCACGTTGGCGGGCAGCACGGCGATGCGCATGTTGACCAATCGCGCCAAAGTGAAGGGAGGCGATTGGGTACTCGTGATCGGTGCGGCGAGTGGCGTTGGTTCTGCCGCCATTCAAATCGCCAAACATCTTGGAGCGCACGTCATCAGCACCGGCTCAACGGAAACCAAACGCATGTTGGGCCGGCAGCTCGGCGCGGAGTTCGTCGTCGATTCCACCAATCCGGATTGGCCGGCGGAGGTTCGCAAGCTCACTGGTAAACGGGGCGTGGATCTCGTGGTCGAGCATGTCGGTGGCGAAGTATTGCTAAAAGTTTTCGATTGTCTGGCGCGTGGCGGCACCGTCGTGACTTGTGGCGCAACTGCCGGCAGCGAAGTGCCTCTGAATGTTTGGTCGTTCTTTGTGAAGCAGCACCGGCTCATCGGCAGTTACAGTCGCGACCGCGCCGATCTGGTGGCCACCCTCGAATGGGCGGCGGCGGGAAAACTGAAGCCGGTTATTGACAGTGTATATCCTTTGACGGAAACCGCCGAGGCCTATGCCCATTTGCGATCCCGCAACGTCTTGGGCAAGGTGCTGGTCGAACCTTACGAGCCAGTCTCCGAGTCGGACTAA
- a CDS encoding DUF1361 domain-containing protein has product MKLLKLLYQRETVAPMLAMTFASAVSVALVLARIAWTGQFYYAFLIGNLFLAWLPLIFAVLACEQYERPTKSNEPTPCPSREGNFCDRASVAAPLLGGVRGGFVGKQNWRFAGLAGAWLLFFPNAPYIFTDVIHLLSGRFQHFWVDLTLILLCAFTGLVLGFVSLYLMQSVVRRIYGWAAGWFFVAGVAGLSSFGIYLGRFLRFNSWDVLIQPVKLYHGINHWAADPLANANTFAFPVLFATFLFIAYVLLYALTHLPRPQVISPSFQKAGT; this is encoded by the coding sequence ATGAAACTCTTGAAACTTCTCTACCAACGCGAGACCGTCGCGCCAATGCTGGCGATGACGTTCGCCTCCGCGGTGAGCGTGGCGCTCGTGCTGGCGCGCATTGCCTGGACCGGCCAGTTCTATTACGCATTCTTAATTGGCAATCTGTTCCTGGCGTGGCTGCCACTGATCTTTGCGGTGCTGGCTTGCGAACAATACGAGCGACCGACCAAATCGAATGAACCCACCCCTTGCCCCTCCCGGGAGGGGAACTTTTGCGATCGTGCGTCTGTCGCTGCTCCCCTCTTGGGAGGGGTCAGGGGTGGGTTCGTCGGAAAACAAAACTGGCGTTTCGCCGGACTGGCCGGCGCGTGGTTGCTGTTCTTTCCGAACGCGCCGTACATTTTCACGGACGTGATTCACCTGTTGTCTGGCCGCTTCCAGCATTTTTGGGTGGATCTAACGTTGATTTTACTGTGCGCGTTCACGGGATTGGTGCTGGGATTCGTGTCGCTTTATCTGATGCAATCGGTCGTGAGACGGATTTACGGGTGGGCGGCGGGCTGGTTTTTCGTGGCGGGGGTTGCGGGCCTGAGCAGTTTCGGAATTTATCTCGGTCGCTTTCTGCGCTTCAACAGTTGGGACGTGCTGATCCAACCGGTGAAGCTCTATCACGGTATCAATCATTGGGCGGCAGATCCGCTGGCAAACGCAAACACGTTTGCCTTCCCGGTGTTGTTCGCCACGTTTCTTTTTATCGCTTACGTGTTGCTGTATGCGTTGACACATTTGCCGCGCCCGCAGGTGATTTCCCCATCATTCCAAAAGGCGGGAACGTGA
- a CDS encoding B12-binding domain-containing radical SAM protein, whose translation MKLLSTLLESVPEDPFYAPRTPLWLPREMSSPPPLPSAQPSRTPQPRTALLINPFYAKSPHGSFGKHVLTPTLALTSLAGATPAHWQVRYWDENLLQGPPPSEPLPEVVGITVHLTFAKRAYALAKWYRAHGSKVILGGLHTLSCPEEVAPHADAMAIGDGVQLWPMILRDIERGELKPRYEATYESAYGFDPPPRRELAPRASFLTTTSLIATRGCHNRCGFCYLATDGLRMPYRVREPEDIRRQFDADGQPYAVFTDNNLGSRRDYLRALCRALRPLERIWSAAVTLDVTDEPALVREMALAGCTGVFIGFETLTDQNLVEARKRTPRADDYARRVRIFHEHGIQVNGSFVVGFDGDRKDTFTTLVQWIEANRMECATFHILTPYPGTPLFRKMAAEGRLLHHDWEKYDTAHVVFRPKHLTPEELLLGYDWLYRRLFSHASIWRRRPAATAALPAYFAGCYLYKRSNRLWRFLIQHQLVHAIWRPLVEVTRLRHLAFRRRLAATKSFAANQSGASACSIPFPASV comes from the coding sequence ATGAAACTGCTTTCCACGTTGCTCGAGAGCGTGCCTGAGGATCCGTTTTACGCGCCGCGCACGCCGCTGTGGCTGCCGCGCGAGATGTCGAGTCCACCGCCGCTGCCATCAGCACAACCGAGCCGCACGCCGCAGCCACGAACGGCTTTGCTCATCAATCCGTTCTATGCGAAGTCGCCGCACGGCAGCTTCGGCAAGCACGTCCTCACGCCGACGCTCGCGCTGACCTCGTTGGCGGGAGCGACGCCGGCGCATTGGCAGGTGCGTTACTGGGACGAGAACCTTCTGCAAGGCCCACCGCCGTCCGAGCCGCTGCCGGAAGTCGTCGGCATCACGGTGCATCTAACTTTCGCGAAACGCGCCTATGCCCTCGCCAAGTGGTATCGCGCACACGGCAGCAAAGTCATTCTCGGCGGGCTGCACACACTTTCGTGTCCAGAGGAAGTTGCGCCACATGCCGACGCCATGGCCATTGGCGACGGCGTGCAGCTTTGGCCGATGATCCTGCGCGACATCGAGCGCGGCGAATTGAAACCGCGTTACGAAGCCACCTATGAAAGCGCTTACGGTTTCGATCCCCCGCCACGCCGTGAATTGGCGCCGCGGGCCAGTTTCCTGACGACCACGAGCCTCATCGCCACCCGAGGCTGCCACAATCGCTGCGGCTTTTGTTACCTCGCCACCGACGGGCTGCGCATGCCCTATCGCGTGCGCGAACCGGAGGACATCCGCCGCCAGTTCGATGCCGACGGCCAACCCTACGCCGTGTTTACCGACAACAACCTGGGCTCGAGGCGTGATTATTTGCGCGCGCTGTGCCGCGCACTGCGTCCGCTGGAGAGAATCTGGAGCGCCGCCGTGACGCTCGACGTGACGGACGAGCCGGCACTGGTGCGCGAGATGGCGTTGGCCGGTTGCACAGGCGTGTTCATCGGCTTCGAGACGCTGACAGATCAGAACCTTGTCGAGGCTCGCAAACGCACGCCGCGCGCGGACGACTACGCACGGCGCGTGCGCATCTTCCACGAGCACGGCATCCAGGTGAACGGCAGTTTCGTCGTCGGGTTTGACGGCGACCGCAAGGACACGTTCACAACGCTCGTGCAATGGATCGAGGCGAACCGGATGGAGTGCGCCACGTTTCACATTCTCACCCCGTATCCGGGCACGCCGTTGTTCCGGAAGATGGCGGCCGAGGGCCGGCTGCTGCATCATGACTGGGAGAAGTACGACACCGCGCACGTGGTGTTTCGCCCGAAGCACCTCACGCCGGAGGAACTGCTGCTCGGTTACGACTGGCTGTATCGCCGGTTGTTCTCCCACGCTTCGATCTGGCGACGGCGACCCGCCGCGACGGCAGCCCTGCCCGCCTACTTTGCCGGGTGTTATCTCTACAAACGCTCGAACCGGCTGTGGCGCTTCCTGATCCAGCATCAGCTCGTTCACGCCATCTGGCGGCCGCTCGTCGAGGTGACGCGGCTGCGGCATCTCGCCTTCCGCCGCCGTCTGGCCGCGACGAAATCTTTTGCGGCAAATCAAAGTGGTGCGTCCGCTTGTTCAATTCCGTTCCCCGCCAGCGTATGA
- the creD gene encoding cell envelope integrity protein CreD, producing MNDWKIPGIPEALAFLKRCATVFKLAGVAVLILLLLIPLSMVRSVLHERLGRRNEAVADITSSWGRDQKLVGPVLIVPYRHPVKSWKEQPTGAGKIERLEVVDMVVANAYFLPTNLTITGDIAPKQLHRGIYQAVVYNGKLKFDGQFARPDFSSLRLEEKNVMWDDALVAFAIPDLRGVKETLNLKWGASTYPLLPGSKLRGFPSGVFASVGGLRGSDAVIPFQLELALNGSGGLRFAPVGAQNTVTLTSPWPDPSFDGSFLPTERKVTRNGFDATWQVSYYGRSYSQQWTDQDATAGLNSDAAEASFFGVNFLSGIDAYRNTERAIKYGVLFIVLIFAAFFLFEMLAALKIHPFQYAVVGAALCLFYLGLLSLSEFIPFGLSYLAAAGVTTLLICFHSAKMLKSGARTFIVAGLLAGIYGFLYVALQLQDYALLLGTAGLFAVLAVIIWLTRNIDWYARDRS from the coding sequence ATGAATGACTGGAAAATCCCCGGAATCCCGGAGGCGTTGGCGTTCCTGAAACGCTGCGCGACGGTTTTCAAATTGGCGGGCGTGGCAGTGCTGATCCTGCTGCTGCTGATCCCGCTTAGCATGGTGCGCTCCGTGTTGCACGAACGGCTCGGGCGGCGCAACGAAGCGGTGGCCGACATCACGTCGAGTTGGGGGCGCGACCAGAAGCTCGTTGGTCCGGTCCTCATTGTCCCCTACCGGCATCCGGTCAAGTCGTGGAAGGAACAGCCAACCGGGGCGGGCAAGATCGAGCGGCTCGAAGTCGTGGACATGGTTGTGGCCAACGCCTACTTCCTGCCGACCAACCTTACGATCACCGGCGACATTGCGCCAAAGCAATTGCATCGCGGGATTTACCAGGCGGTGGTCTATAACGGGAAGCTGAAGTTCGACGGGCAATTCGCGCGGCCCGATTTCAGCAGCCTGCGGCTCGAGGAGAAAAACGTGATGTGGGATGACGCGCTCGTCGCCTTTGCCATCCCCGACCTGCGCGGGGTGAAAGAGACGCTGAACCTGAAGTGGGGCGCGAGCACGTATCCGCTGTTGCCGGGCAGCAAACTTAGAGGGTTTCCATCGGGCGTGTTCGCCAGCGTTGGCGGTTTGCGCGGGAGCGACGCCGTGATTCCGTTCCAGTTGGAGTTGGCGTTGAACGGCAGCGGCGGGCTGAGATTTGCGCCCGTGGGCGCGCAAAATACCGTGACGCTCACGTCGCCGTGGCCAGATCCGAGCTTCGACGGCTCGTTCCTGCCGACCGAGCGCAAAGTCACGCGCAATGGCTTCGACGCCACCTGGCAAGTCTCCTACTACGGGCGCAGTTACTCACAACAATGGACCGATCAAGATGCCACGGCGGGCTTGAACTCCGATGCCGCCGAGGCCTCGTTTTTCGGCGTGAACTTCCTATCCGGCATTGACGCTTATCGCAACACGGAGCGCGCGATCAAATACGGCGTGCTCTTCATCGTGCTCATCTTCGCGGCCTTCTTCCTGTTCGAGATGCTGGCGGCGCTCAAGATTCACCCGTTCCAATACGCCGTGGTGGGCGCGGCACTTTGCCTGTTTTATCTCGGCCTGCTCTCCCTCTCGGAGTTCATCCCGTTTGGTCTTTCCTACCTGGCGGCGGCGGGGGTGACGACGCTGCTGATTTGCTTCCACAGCGCGAAGATGCTGAAAAGCGGCGCAAGGACGTTCATCGTCGCGGGTCTGCTGGCCGGCATCTACGGATTTCTTTACGTCGCGCTTCAGTTGCAGGATTACGCGTTGCTGCTTGGCACCGCCGGGCTGTTCGCCGTCCTGGCCGTAATCATCTGGTTGACGCGGAACATTGATTGGTACGCGCGCGACCGGAGCTAG
- a CDS encoding oxidoreductase, translating to MLERTTFFVKERAGLLKLTDTYDIFDPASGQNIGIAKEEPPVWAKWLRLVVKKHMMPTAVNIYEQEGQPRILSIQRGFTFLRSKIKVVAGDGTSLGYFKSKLFSIGGGFYVFDNQNQQVAEVKGNWKGWDFKFLSKGGREIGTVTKKWAGLGKELFTSADNYIISLSDVSAAGPAASALLLAAGLAIDVVFKEVD from the coding sequence TTGTTGGAGCGCACGACTTTCTTCGTCAAGGAACGCGCCGGGTTGTTGAAGCTTACTGACACTTACGATATCTTTGATCCAGCCAGTGGGCAGAACATCGGGATTGCGAAGGAAGAACCGCCAGTGTGGGCGAAGTGGTTGCGACTGGTCGTCAAGAAGCACATGATGCCCACGGCGGTGAATATTTACGAACAGGAAGGGCAGCCGCGCATCCTTTCGATTCAGCGCGGATTCACGTTTCTGCGGTCGAAAATCAAAGTGGTGGCAGGCGACGGCACCTCGCTGGGTTACTTCAAAAGCAAATTGTTTTCGATTGGCGGCGGTTTCTACGTTTTCGACAATCAAAACCAGCAGGTCGCAGAAGTGAAGGGCAACTGGAAAGGTTGGGACTTCAAATTTCTCAGCAAAGGCGGACGTGAGATCGGCACGGTGACGAAGAAATGGGCCGGGCTGGGCAAGGAGCTATTCACATCGGCGGACAACTACATCATCTCGTTGAGTGACGTGAGCGCGGCGGGGCCAGCCGCGAGTGCATTGCTGCTGGCCGCCGGATTGGCCATCGACGTTGTGTTCAAGGAAGTTGATTAG